ATATGCGTTTGCAAGATACAATTCTGCTATTTCTCCTGCATCCGTTCCGTCATAGTTTTCTACGAGCGATTTTAAACCAGGAATTTTGTTGTCGGGATTCCCTTCAATTGCTTCCTTAAATTGTCCGTTGTCGTACAGCGAATACACTTTTCCCAACTCTGCCGATGCGCGTTCATTGTTGCTGCGAACGTGATATGAATAATACCACAATGCGCCAACGATTGTAAGAACAGCAATGACGGCGGTAGTAACATTTTTTTGGTAAGCATAATACCACGCGGACGCTCTTTCGACAAACGTCAGCAGTTCATCTTTCTTTAATTCTTTCGATGATACTTTTATTTTCTTCTTGGGTGTAAGCATTGATTTTGATTCTCTTTAAACTTTTCTTTTCAAAAATTGGGGAAAAAAATAGGAAAAAATTGAGGAATGGAAAAAACTACGATGCACGCAACGCATTAACGATATTCAAACGTGCGGCGCGAAACGCAGGGAAAAATCCGCCAACTATACCCATCACGACTGCGAATATT
The genomic region above belongs to Ignavibacteria bacterium and contains:
- a CDS encoding tetratricopeptide repeat protein, with protein sequence MLTPKKKIKVSSKELKKDELLTFVERASAWYYAYQKNVTTAVIAVLTIVGALWYYSYHVRSNNERASAELGKVYSLYDNGQFKEAIEGNPDNKIPGLKSLVENYDGTDAGEIAELYLANAYSMTNDYENALKHFERCNVSDARLKAAVLAGIASCKELQKNYREAAEHYRKAAALSGVSVATPEYIFYAANNFALCGEKETARELYKRLKKEFPQSQQARDIDRFLEAISG